Below is a genomic region from Treponema sp. OMZ 798.
AGGGAGACCTCACCCGGCATACATTTTCCTGCCCCGCCGATGATGCCTTCCATACTTGCATTTTGGGAGGGCATCCTAAAGGGCGGTCTTTTTAAAAGGCGGGAGTTCGGTGCCGATTGGGGCAAAAGCCCTGCGATGCTGTAAATGCGGGTTGTTTCCATTGCCGTTTTTTCGTCCATGTCGGGGAGAAGGAGATGAAAGCGGCTTAGAGATAAAGTCTTCCCGCAGCCGGGAGGCCCGTAGGCTATGAGATTGTGTCCTCCTGCCGCCGCTATTTCGAGCGCACGGATTAGACTGTCCTGTCCGCGGATATCCTCAAAGCCCCTGACCAAGCCGAGCCCTTTTTTTTCGTCTTTTTGAAAATCGAAATTTTCTATTTTGTGTGCATCGTTATCTTCATCGCTCCATACAAAAAGAGGGACTGCCTCTGTACCGGAAAAGTTCTTTTTTTTGAAGCAGCTCGGCCTTTCTGCAAGTCGGCCGCTTTCTATTTGGTAAAAAAATTCCAGGGCTTCGATTAGGTCTGATACTCCGAATACGCTGATGCCTTCTTCGATGAGGGCCTCGGCCTCGTTTTCTTTCGGAACGATAAAGTATTTGATGCCCTGCGAGCGGGCTGCCGAGATGGCTCCTATGAGCCCGCGCAGAGGCCTTACCCTGCCTGAAAGCTCAAGCTCGCCCATAATCATCACGGACTTTTCGGCCATCTCTTCACCTTTTGGAACGATGGTTTGAGCTTCCTGTTTTGCCGCATCAGAATTGTTTGCTGCCTCTTTTGCAGTTAAGACGGCTATTGCAATAGGAAGATCAAAGCCGCTCCCTTCTTTTTTTTGATCGGCAGGGCTTAAATTGATCAAAATCCTGTTTAAAGGGAATTCAAGCCCCGAATTCCTGATGGCAGCCCTCATCCTATCCCTCGCTTCCTTTACGGCAGAACCGGGGAGCCCCACTATGTCGATAACCGGCAAGCCCCGCCTTAAATCCGCCTCAACCTTAATCAATTCTCCTTCATACCCGAATGACGAAAAACTTAAAATTTCCATTGCTAAATCTCTCCTATCTTTTAATAATCAAAATTTGCGACGTTTTTCATAAGCCGTTAAAATGTAAGGGCTTATGAAAAACTCGTCAGGCATATCGAAAAAACAACAAGTTTTTTCGATATGCCGTTCTACTATTATTTTAGAAAAAAAAGACTTTATGTAGCATAATTTGTAAAAGAAAGTTTTTGGAATTTTGAGGTTGGTTGATTTACGGTAATAGATAGCCGAAACGCTTCATTGCCCCTTGTTCCTTTTTGATTTTAGTACTATAATGCTTACAATTATCAATAGAATAGGAGTTTTTTTATGCGAAGGGAACATGACTTGCTCGGAGAGTTGGATATTCCGGAAGATGCTTATTACGGCATTCAGACTTTCCGAAGTGTTGAAAATTTTCAAATTACGGGCTTAAGGCTCTGTGATTTTCCCGATTTTATTAAGGGGCTTGCTTATACAAAACAGGCAGCAGCCGAGGCGAACCACGAGCTCGGCTATTTAAGCGATGAAGTTTACAAGGCTATGATTCAGGCTTGCAAAGAAGTTGCCGAAGGTAAATTCGACAAGGAATTTGTAGTCGATATGATTCAAGGCGGTGCCGGAACTTCTACCAATATGAACGCAAACGAAGTTATCGCCAACCGTGCAAACGAAATTTTAGGAAAGGCTAAGGGAACTTATTCACCCTGTCATCCCAATAATCATGTAAACTTTGCCCAATCCACAAACGACGCCTATCCTACAGGCGCAAAGTTGGGTATCTCGCTAAATACACCGGCTCTTATCGATGAACTCAAAGCCCTTGTTTCTTCTTTTAGAAAAAAGGCTGAAGAGCTCGGCGACAATATAAAGATGGGAAGAACTCAGCTTCAAGATGCCGTACCCATGACCCTCGGCCAAGAGTTTGAATCCTATGCCGCTTCTTTGGAAAGCGAAATTCCTCAGATTCAATTTGCAAGGGAAAATCTTCACACCATAAACATGGGAGCCACTGCTATCGGAACAGGCATCAACTCGGATCCTAACTATACGCCTAAGGTAACCTCTCATTTGGCAAAGATTTCGGGGCTCGACTTAAAGGCTGCAAAGAATATGATTGCCGCCACAAACGACACCTCCGACTTTGTAACTTATTCTTCACAATTAAAACGCCTTGCTGCAAAACTTTCAAAGATATGCAGCGACTTACGCCTTCTTTCTTCTGGACCCAGAACAGGACTTTACGATATAAGCCTTCCTCCGATGCAGCCCGGTTCTTCTATCATGCCCGGAAAGGTAAACCCCGTTATCCCGGAAGTTGTAAATCAGGTTTGCTACAGGGTTATCGGAAACGATACTGCCGTTGTTTTGGCTGCCGAGTCGGGCCAGCTCGAGCTCAACGTTTTTGAACCGGTTATGATTTATTCTGTCTTCGAGTCTATTAAGCTTCTTATAAATGCTATGAAGACCTTGAGAGAAAGATGCGTTACAGGCATTATAGGAAACTATGAGCATTGTAAGGAGAGCGTTCACCGAAGCATCGGCTTGGTTACTGCCTTAAACCCCGTCATCGGCTATGAAGCTTCCTCCGATATTGCAAAGACAGCCTTGCGCGACAACCGCAGCGTTTACGAGCTTGTTTTGGAAAGAGGTCTTCTTTCAAAAGAAAAATTGGACGAGGTTTTAAAACCCGAAAACATGACAAAGCCCAGAAAACTTTAGTCTATAATCGTTATTTCGACGCGTCTATTTTGGGTGCGTCCTTCTTCGGTGCCGTTCGGAGCAAGAGGCCTTGTTCCGCCGGCACCTTGATAAATAAACCTTTCCGCAGATATTCCCTTTTCTGTAAGTTTTTCGATTACGGTCTTAGCCCTTTCTTGGGATAGAATTTTTTCTTCTTCAGGTCTGCCGACATCTGCTGTGTGTCCTTCCACAAAAAAGAAACTGCCGTCCGACTCCTTTAAAATTTTTGCAATCTCGTCAAGCTTCGCTTCTTCTCCTTTTAAAAGAACCGCTCTATCAGGTTCAAATTGAAGATTTTTAAGTTTCAGCATTGTGCCTCGTTTTGTTTTGCTTACCTCAAAATCCTTATTGGGAGTAATTTCAATATTTTTCTCTTTTGAGGGGATATTTTGAGAAGGCGATGTTTGTGCGTAGTAACCTTGAATAGGAGAATTTCCCGTGTAAGAATAAAAATGAAGCAAAAAGCCTCGGTGTTTTATTTTTTTTCCGCCGGAATAAAAAAACTCTTCATCTATTTTTTCGCGTATAAAAATGGGTCTCTTTGCATCGTCAAGGTAGATGTCTGCCTTTCTTCCGCCTTCCGATCTTATAAGTTCTTCATCGCCAAGTATATCGGTACCCTTATACCGCAGGCCGAAGGCTGCTTCTACATGGTTAACACTTTTGCCGTTAAAAATAGTTTTTCCCTTATACTTAAAACCGGCGTTTACGGGGATTCGAGTAGCATTTTTTTCGGGTTTGGGTTTTACGGCAATAGTGCTTTTCCCTTTCCATGTTTTTCCTACATCCTCCGGAGTAAAAGCTTTTTCGGGCAAAATAGGAAAATTCCTTAAAAGGGGATAGCCTTCATCTTCCGTAAAGATTTGCGGCTGGTAAGGATTTTCTATATCTTCTTCATCTTGTGCCGGAATAAATTTAAAAGAAATAGGTAAGATTGAATCTATAGGCAAGGCAGCTTTATGTCCGTTTTTTCGGCTTTTTTGAAGAACAAAGGCTTCTCCTTCGTAAAGATAGCCGGCTCCGGTACCGAGATTTGTTTCGCTCATGTAAAGGCGCGTTTCTCTGGAAGTAAGCCCTGCATATTTTCCGTCAACATAAACGGAGTAATCGGCTCTTTCCGTAATTATTATTTTTCCTTGTGATAAATTTTCTTGGGCCAAAAGAAGGTTTAAATAAAAAATCAAAATGAGACAAATTAAGAAGAACTTTTTTGTGAAGGGGTGTTTTGCCTTTAAATTCCAAAATGTCATTAGCTTTTTTGCCTTTCTACAGTTTTTCTATTTCTTCTTTACTAAGTCCTGTAACCTGTTCAATCTTTTGGCTTGAATCTCCCAGCTGCTTTAATAGTTTAGCTGTCTCGAGTTTGTTTTGGTAGGCCCCATCAGCAAAGCCCTTCTGAATACCCTGTGTAACGCCTTCTTGATAACCGATGTGTTTCCACGAAGCTTTATCGTGTTCATATTTCATTCTGTTTTCATAAAGCCATTTTTCTTTGGGACTCATTTCCATTATGTTTATTGTCGCATTTGCTTTTGCCATCATTGATGATTCTTGTGCCAACATATCACGCACCTCCTGACTATCTGTTTTTATAAACATAAGCCAATTATAAAGTTTCTTTTTCTTTTCATCGTATTCAATATGTTCTTCTTGTTCTTTAACCTTGGCTAGGTTTAAAAAGTGGATTTCAAGCTCATCTGAAAGCTTATCGTTTAAATGTTTTTCAACTACATTATACTCGCTGTGAATCAGATTGTTTAAATCAAAGCCTTCACCCACTATGTTTATTGTAATACATTTAGGTAATTTTGTATACACTTCCCCTGTTTTTAAGTTTTCGGTGTACATTTTAGCCCAGTAAAAGATAGTACGCTGAACAAACTCGCTGTTCCACCTGTTTTGTATTTCGATATCAATAATCGTATTGTTTTTTAGACTCAATTTTACATCTAGAATACCGCTTTTATCGCTTATAGAGTCCTTATGAAACTCCTTATCTAAGAGCTCCAACGCTGCGATGCTCTCAGGCGGAATATCCAGTATACATTCCAATAAATCCTGTAGTACATCCTTGTTTTCCTCCACTCCGAATACTCGCTTAAATGCATAGTCATTTCGGAGGGTAATGTGAAAAAGTTTTTCCATTTCTTACCTCTCATAAAAACTATTTGAACGAAGAAAAATTATTCTCCTTTCATAATTATTATCAAAATAGTTTGTAATAAATAGTAAAATCCGGCCTTGAAATCGGCCGGAAAATATGATAAAATCGGCGTCTTGAGTGATAGGTCTTTTAAATAAATGGAATACTTTGACGATGATTATTTTGATGAGATAAAGCCCCTCGACCCTAAAAAGGTTTCTTCTCTTTTGGATGAGGGCGGCCCCCTTGCTTCTTTTTTTGAAAAATATGAAGCCCGCCAACCTCAACTTGCCTTAACAAAGTCCATTTGCCGCTGCTTTAATGAAGAGGCTATAGGCGTTTTTGAGGCAGGAACGGGGGTAGGAAAGAGCCTTGCCTATCTTTTGCCTGCAATGATGTGGGCAAAACAAAATAAAAAACGCGTTGTAATTTCTACGGGAACCATAAACTTGCAGCAGCAGCTCATCGAAAAGGATGTCCTCACTGCAAAGAAAATTTTGGGAAAAGGTTTTCAGGATATGAAGGCGACCCTTGTAAAGGGGAGGCATAATTTTTTGTGCCTGCGCCGGATGAGTCAGGCATTGAGGGAAAACGATTTTTTTACTGAAGGGCAGGAAGAACTCGAAAAGATAAAAGAATGGGCAACGGAAACAAAGGACGGCAGCCGCTCCGATCTTGATTTTATGCCGTCGGAAAAGGTTTGGTCTACGGTTTGTTCCGAGCCCGATAATTGCCCGATGAACAAGTGCCCCTATTTTTCGGGCTGCTTTGTGATGAAGCTAAAGCGCGAGGCCGAAAACTCATCAATATTGGTTGCAAATCACCATATTTTGTTTGCCGACCTTTCAGTGAGGGCCGAAGGCTTCGGCTATCAGGGGACGGCAGTTCTTCCTTCTTACGACAACATAATAATAGACGAAGCCCATGGAATCGAAGATGCCGCTCAAAGTTTTTTTTCAAGCGAGATTTCCCGCTTTGCCTTGCACAAGCAAATCAATTTACTTTACCGCTTTAGGCGCGGCAAGCAGTCCGGTATTTTAAGCGGCATAGTTTCAATATCCAAAAAGGCTGAACTCTTTACCGAAATCATAAA
It encodes:
- a CDS encoding YifB family Mg chelatase-like AAA ATPase; protein product: MEILSFSSFGYEGELIKVEADLRRGLPVIDIVGLPGSAVKEARDRMRAAIRNSGLEFPLNRILINLSPADQKKEGSGFDLPIAIAVLTAKEAANNSDAAKQEAQTIVPKGEEMAEKSVMIMGELELSGRVRPLRGLIGAISAARSQGIKYFIVPKENEAEALIEEGISVFGVSDLIEALEFFYQIESGRLAERPSCFKKKNFSGTEAVPLFVWSDEDNDAHKIENFDFQKDEKKGLGLVRGFEDIRGQDSLIRALEIAAAGGHNLIAYGPPGCGKTLSLSRFHLLLPDMDEKTAMETTRIYSIAGLLPQSAPNSRLLKRPPFRMPSQNASMEGIIGGAGKCMPGEVSLAHGGVLFLDEAAQFKASVLQSLRSPLETGSVTLSRAGRSSTFPARFQLLLAVNPCPCGNFGAMGKICTCLPYEIEKYWKKLTAPLLDRIDIRVPVLPPKPENILAEAKYSTQTMRQKIKNARLIQWERLRFINKEKKVQNTIYENAKLSPQETAEVCKMSAEAERFFSAIVEAKKLSGRGSHALLKISRTIADIESSENISLAHIEEAAALRQWIKYLPDFL
- a CDS encoding aspartate ammonia-lyase, producing the protein MRREHDLLGELDIPEDAYYGIQTFRSVENFQITGLRLCDFPDFIKGLAYTKQAAAEANHELGYLSDEVYKAMIQACKEVAEGKFDKEFVVDMIQGGAGTSTNMNANEVIANRANEILGKAKGTYSPCHPNNHVNFAQSTNDAYPTGAKLGISLNTPALIDELKALVSSFRKKAEELGDNIKMGRTQLQDAVPMTLGQEFESYAASLESEIPQIQFARENLHTINMGATAIGTGINSDPNYTPKVTSHLAKISGLDLKAAKNMIAATNDTSDFVTYSSQLKRLAAKLSKICSDLRLLSSGPRTGLYDISLPPMQPGSSIMPGKVNPVIPEVVNQVCYRVIGNDTAVVLAAESGQLELNVFEPVMIYSVFESIKLLINAMKTLRERCVTGIIGNYEHCKESVHRSIGLVTALNPVIGYEASSDIAKTALRDNRSVYELVLERGLLSKEKLDEVLKPENMTKPRKL
- a CDS encoding OmpA family protein; the protein is MTFWNLKAKHPFTKKFFLICLILIFYLNLLLAQENLSQGKIIITERADYSVYVDGKYAGLTSRETRLYMSETNLGTGAGYLYEGEAFVLQKSRKNGHKAALPIDSILPISFKFIPAQDEEDIENPYQPQIFTEDEGYPLLRNFPILPEKAFTPEDVGKTWKGKSTIAVKPKPEKNATRIPVNAGFKYKGKTIFNGKSVNHVEAAFGLRYKGTDILGDEELIRSEGGRKADIYLDDAKRPIFIREKIDEEFFYSGGKKIKHRGFLLHFYSYTGNSPIQGYYAQTSPSQNIPSKEKNIEITPNKDFEVSKTKRGTMLKLKNLQFEPDRAVLLKGEEAKLDEIAKILKESDGSFFFVEGHTADVGRPEEEKILSQERAKTVIEKLTEKGISAERFIYQGAGGTRPLAPNGTEEGRTQNRRVEITIID
- a CDS encoding Rpn family recombination-promoting nuclease/putative transposase; translation: MEKLFHITLRNDYAFKRVFGVEENKDVLQDLLECILDIPPESIAALELLDKEFHKDSISDKSGILDVKLSLKNNTIIDIEIQNRWNSEFVQRTIFYWAKMYTENLKTGEVYTKLPKCITINIVGEGFDLNNLIHSEYNVVEKHLNDKLSDELEIHFLNLAKVKEQEEHIEYDEKKKKLYNWLMFIKTDSQEVRDMLAQESSMMAKANATINIMEMSPKEKWLYENRMKYEHDKASWKHIGYQEGVTQGIQKGFADGAYQNKLETAKLLKQLGDSSQKIEQVTGLSKEEIEKL